Proteins found in one Leptidea sinapis chromosome 23, ilLepSina1.1, whole genome shotgun sequence genomic segment:
- the LOC126971305 gene encoding uncharacterized protein LOC126971305 has translation MPVKTKGKVYKTAVRPALLYGSEVWASKKTHEQKLHTTEMRMLRWAGGVTLKDKVESKYIRGSFKVAPITDKISETRLRWYGHVMRRPDDYVVKKCLSMAARKRGRGRPQTTWMTKVQRDMKRLGLSDEDAKTRSTWRRMITKADPA, from the coding sequence ATGCCAGTAAAAACTAAAGGCAAGGTCTATAAAACGGCAGTACGACCAGCCTTACTGTACGGTAGCGAAGTTTGGGCAAGCAAAAAGACCCATGAACAGAAGCTACATACCACCGAAATGCGTATGCTGAGATGGGCAGGAGGAGTAACACTCAAGGACAAAGTAGAAAGTAAATATATAAGAGGAAGCTTTAAAGTTGCACCCATAACCGACAAAATATCAGAAACTAGGCTCAGATGGTACGGACACGTAATGCGTAGGCCCGACGATTATGTGGTGAAAAAGTGCCTTTCCATGGCTGCAAGAAAGAGGGGTAGGGGAAGACCCCAAACTACCTGGATGACGAAGGTCCAAAGGGACATGAAACGCCTTGGCCTCAGTGACGAAGACGCGAAAACAAGATCTACATGGCGCCGCATGATAACAAAAGCCGACCCCGCGTAA